In Bacteroidota bacterium, a genomic segment contains:
- a CDS encoding glycosyltransferase, with translation MLTILFVIPGSPEGNSMIFSKRQARQLEEAGHKVVVFYLQERGGIMDLVRQTKLVKAQIKQHNPDVVHAHYGTFTAMVVALCRFKRTIITYQGSDLNMLRSEPWLKEVVAKLFSQLASIQAYKVICVSKKLRQKLIFARSKCSIIPMGVDLEQYYPIPMQEARNQLRWTIDAKIILFNYNNAAVKRIDIAQQATALVQQQMPDLQLHVLDGKVEYEKLLLMYNASNCLLMCSDSEGSPTMIKEAMACNLPVVSSDAGDIFENIKATNPVAMCKQQAEDIASGIIQVVNKNQRSNGREVVTSLQLDSHTLLQKLIYLYQS, from the coding sequence ATGCTAACCATATTATTTGTAATACCGGGTAGTCCTGAGGGCAACTCAATGATTTTTAGTAAACGTCAGGCCAGGCAGTTGGAAGAGGCTGGGCATAAGGTGGTTGTATTTTATTTGCAAGAGCGTGGAGGTATTATGGATTTAGTTAGGCAAACAAAGCTAGTAAAAGCACAAATCAAGCAGCACAACCCCGATGTAGTTCATGCGCATTATGGCACATTTACAGCTATGGTGGTGGCCCTGTGCCGGTTTAAGCGGACAATTATTACGTATCAGGGCAGTGACCTGAACATGTTACGTAGCGAACCATGGCTAAAGGAGGTTGTTGCAAAACTATTTTCGCAACTTGCTTCCATTCAGGCTTACAAGGTTATATGTGTGAGTAAAAAGTTAAGGCAAAAATTAATTTTTGCCAGGAGTAAATGCAGTATCATTCCTATGGGAGTAGATTTGGAGCAATATTATCCAATACCCATGCAAGAAGCGCGAAACCAACTCAGATGGACCATTGATGCAAAAATTATTTTATTCAATTATAATAATGCAGCTGTAAAGCGTATTGACATTGCGCAACAGGCAACAGCACTGGTGCAGCAACAAATGCCCGATTTACAATTGCATGTGCTGGATGGAAAGGTGGAGTATGAAAAGTTGCTACTTATGTACAATGCAAGCAACTGCTTACTTATGTGCAGCGATAGCGAAGGCAGCCCAACAATGATTAAGGAGGCGATGGCTTGTAATTTGCCTGTAGTATCGTCTGATGCAGGAGATATATTTGAAAATATAAAAGCAACAAACCCCGTTGCAATGTGCAAGCAGCAAGCTGAGGACATAGCTTCAGGGATAATACAAGTTGTAAACAAAAATCAGCGTTCAAATGGGAGAGAGGTTGTTACAAGTTTGCAGCTTGATAGCCATACCTTGTTGCAAAAATTAATTTATTTGTACCAATCTTAA
- a CDS encoding glycosyltransferase family 2 protein encodes MILISVIIPCRNEKLHISNCVNSLVQSTLPTDQFEILVVDGMSDDGTREVVADLCKLFPNVELLDNTMQLTPYAFNIGIIRSRGKYVLITGARNVLQPNYMQACIAKLEADKRIKCVGGVMHSTYGNETGKCIAIAMSSPIGVGFGNFRAIEQDAFTDTAAVPVYDKTIFEEVGMFDEELTRNQDDEFNFRLTRKGYKILVTADTYSTYQVRGTFYNLWRQYFQYGYFKVYVNKKHRHITTYRQLAPAALIMYLFLGLLFALLFHSLRNLYFLSVAIYLIIVISFSFYKTKRITKALRVAYAIWILHAAYGLGYLKGIFDFIVLSKKINIDQKLSR; translated from the coding sequence ATGATATTAATATCGGTAATTATACCTTGCAGAAACGAGAAGTTGCACATTTCTAATTGTGTAAACTCGCTGGTACAGTCAACTTTGCCAACGGATCAATTTGAAATTCTGGTGGTTGATGGCATGAGTGACGATGGCACACGAGAAGTAGTTGCTGATTTGTGCAAGCTATTTCCCAATGTGGAATTGTTAGACAACACGATGCAACTAACACCGTATGCTTTTAATATTGGAATAATAAGATCGCGGGGTAAGTATGTGCTTATTACCGGAGCGCGAAATGTGTTGCAACCAAACTATATGCAGGCATGCATTGCAAAACTTGAAGCTGATAAACGTATTAAATGTGTAGGAGGTGTAATGCACAGCACGTATGGGAATGAAACCGGTAAGTGTATTGCCATTGCTATGTCGAGCCCCATTGGTGTTGGCTTTGGCAATTTCCGTGCAATTGAGCAGGATGCTTTTACCGACACTGCTGCTGTGCCGGTGTATGACAAAACCATTTTTGAAGAAGTAGGAATGTTTGATGAGGAACTTACACGAAATCAGGATGATGAGTTTAACTTCCGTCTTACGCGCAAGGGATATAAAATATTGGTAACTGCCGACACTTACTCGACATACCAGGTGCGTGGGACCTTTTATAATTTGTGGAGGCAATATTTTCAGTATGGATATTTTAAAGTGTATGTAAATAAAAAGCACCGTCACATTACTACTTACCGTCAACTTGCACCAGCAGCATTAATCATGTATCTGTTTTTGGGTTTACTGTTTGCTTTGCTTTTTCATTCTTTGCGCAACTTGTATTTCTTATCGGTTGCCATTTATCTCATTATTGTTATTTCTTTCTCCTTTTACAAAACGAAAAGAATAACCAAGGCCTTGCGTGTAGCTTATGCCATCTGGATTTTACATGCTGCATATGGATTAGGTTATTTAAAAGGCATTTTCGATTTTATAGTTCTTTCTAAAAAAATAAACATTGATCAAAAATTGTCGCGATAA
- a CDS encoding O-antigen ligase family protein, with product MKYKDLIPVFIIYCLVAIYATLLCYPKLIGYPIITCLALSIFSLRKDAFAKSWIFALWLPIVLLATWLIGMLYTDNMPAGWFDIEKRLPIILLPFIIFLNCNIILQSITNVRMYIVIVTIINCLACIVLALVEKIQTGYNTFHYQYLSKFIHPSYLALAINAAIILILQHHMRFFKRRVWYYATLIFLILFQLRLDAKAGIIVMLLILGGYLAISLLKKPDKQKFRIAFFITAAVVLVLGGLEAKYNRIGSMIKALTEKELNPQSEDSNELRILIWRSVVPYMKEHVIAGSGTGDATDVMMQMYTQRNITHAVKNQLNVHSQYFEFMVAGGLVCILPFLFYLLYPLFISLRRLYWEHVFICLLFILNFAVESMLETAAGAGLFALIFNLTLLNLHHRINNTHAHANALAED from the coding sequence ATGAAGTATAAGGATCTAATACCGGTTTTTATTATCTATTGTTTGGTTGCAATATATGCAACCTTATTATGCTATCCCAAGTTGATAGGTTACCCCATTATTACGTGCCTTGCTTTAAGTATTTTTTCTTTGCGTAAAGATGCATTTGCAAAGTCGTGGATCTTTGCATTGTGGCTGCCAATAGTTTTACTCGCTACTTGGTTAATAGGTATGCTTTATACAGATAACATGCCTGCCGGCTGGTTCGATATTGAAAAAAGGCTACCAATCATTCTCTTGCCTTTTATCATATTTTTAAACTGCAATATTATTTTGCAATCGATCACAAACGTACGAATGTATATAGTCATAGTTACTATTATCAATTGCCTTGCCTGTATAGTTCTTGCATTGGTTGAGAAAATTCAAACCGGGTACAATACTTTTCATTATCAATATTTGTCAAAATTTATTCATCCTTCCTATCTTGCTTTAGCTATTAATGCTGCAATCATATTAATTTTACAGCATCATATGCGTTTTTTTAAAAGACGTGTGTGGTATTATGCGACCTTGATTTTCTTGATTCTTTTTCAATTGCGTCTCGATGCAAAGGCCGGTATCATTGTAATGTTGCTCATACTTGGGGGCTATCTTGCAATTAGTTTATTGAAGAAACCGGATAAGCAAAAATTTAGAATAGCCTTTTTTATTACTGCAGCAGTTGTATTAGTTTTGGGTGGGCTCGAGGCCAAGTATAACCGCATTGGAAGTATGATCAAAGCACTTACCGAAAAGGAGCTTAATCCGCAATCGGAAGATAGTAATGAATTACGAATTTTAATTTGGCGCAGCGTAGTACCTTATATGAAGGAGCATGTTATTGCCGGTAGTGGCACCGGTGATGCCACAGATGTGATGATGCAAATGTACACCCAACGAAATATTACGCATGCTGTCAAAAATCAGTTGAATGTTCATAGTCAGTATTTCGAATTTATGGTGGCTGGTGGCCTTGTTTGTATTTTGCCTTTTTTGTTTTATCTGCTTTATCCTTTATTTATTTCATTAAGAAGACTTTATTGGGAACATGTTTTTATTTGTCTTTTATTCATACTTAATTTTGCTGTAGAGTCCATGCTCGAAACTGCTGCCGGTGCCGGTCTGTTTGCATTGATATTTAACTTGACGCTTCTGAATTTACATCACCGCATCAACAATACACATGCGCATGCAAATGCATTAGCAGAAGATTGA
- a CDS encoding GNAT family N-acetyltransferase encodes MDKQEYTIRLITADDNTALASIIRAVMEEFDVARSGTIYYDPTLDAMYEQYQQPGAIYYIVETVGAVAGGCGINQLPGADATIYCELQRMFLAPHARKKGIAQHLMEKCLDDAKRFGYQFCYLETIKEFETAIRLYKKNGFEYYYHTLGNTGHHSCEIKMIKPL; translated from the coding sequence ATGGATAAGCAGGAATATACCATTCGGTTAATTACCGCTGATGATAACACTGCGCTTGCATCTATCATACGTGCTGTAATGGAAGAGTTTGATGTAGCCCGGTCGGGCACAATTTATTATGATCCAACATTAGATGCCATGTATGAGCAGTACCAACAACCCGGAGCAATTTATTATATAGTAGAAACCGTAGGCGCAGTGGCAGGAGGCTGCGGTATCAACCAATTACCAGGTGCTGATGCAACTATCTATTGCGAATTGCAACGAATGTTTCTGGCACCACATGCACGAAAAAAAGGAATTGCACAACACTTAATGGAAAAATGCCTTGATGATGCCAAGCGGTTTGGCTACCAATTTTGCTATCTCGAAACTATTAAAGAATTTGAAACTGCCATACGCCTTTACAAGAAAAACGGTTTTGAATATTACTATCATACTCTTGGAAATACAGGACACCACTCCTGCGAAATTAAAATGATAAAACCGCTTTGA
- a CDS encoding (Fe-S)-binding protein encodes MLLDLFVPCYIDHFYPDIAIKTTKLLEQLGHTVNYNSGITCCGRPAMVHGHNDLCKEAGEKIIKELSTDRPIICPDSYCAAMLRVEYKKTFHNSTFHNEYNALQKKVFELGEFIVLEQKNVILESKILGNIVYYESCHMRNDIGSANAAKILLANNPQIKLIEIPGEAHECCGCHGAIPLNFPNLSAAMAQGFIAKLQDLEVDYVVSSDMLCLHQLKTYYTKGNAQFVHWIEAFI; translated from the coding sequence ATGTTGCTCGATTTATTTGTCCCTTGTTATATTGATCATTTCTATCCTGATATTGCAATAAAGACTACCAAATTGCTGGAGCAACTTGGGCATACTGTTAATTATAATTCGGGCATTACTTGTTGTGGAAGACCTGCCATGGTGCATGGCCATAATGATTTATGTAAAGAAGCCGGTGAAAAAATAATAAAAGAACTAAGTACCGACCGCCCGATAATTTGCCCTGATAGTTACTGTGCGGCAATGCTAAGAGTAGAATACAAAAAAACATTTCACAACTCTACCTTTCACAACGAGTATAATGCGCTTCAAAAAAAAGTTTTCGAGCTTGGAGAGTTTATTGTGTTAGAACAAAAAAATGTGATACTCGAATCAAAAATACTCGGCAATATTGTTTACTATGAAAGTTGCCACATGCGCAATGATATAGGCAGTGCTAATGCTGCCAAAATTTTGCTGGCTAACAACCCACAGATTAAGCTGATTGAAATACCCGGAGAAGCGCATGAGTGCTGTGGTTGTCATGGAGCAATCCCTTTAAATTTCCCAAACCTATCCGCTGCTATGGCGCAGGGATTTATTGCCAAGTTGCAAGACCTCGAAGTAGATTATGTAGTAAGCAGCGATATGTTGTGCCTGCATCAGCTAAAAACATATTATACAAAAGGCAATGCACAATTTGTGCATTGGATAGAAGCATTTATTTAA
- a CDS encoding MFS transporter — MSVNSTLPLNDKKQIRAWCMYDWANSVYSLSITTAIFPIYYNAITSKGDGFINLFGYDFKNTALYSLTLSFSFLIVVFLSPLLSGIADSRGNKKMFMRFFCYLGSFACMMLALFNDEKNVWIGILGLMLANVGFAGSLVFYNAFLPEIATPDQQDKVRARGFTLGYIGSVLLLIVNLALIMAFPDDSWPPRISFLMVGVWWLGFGTYTFNNLKENNATTAPKEGVLLKGYREIAKVFIELKSQRPLSIFLLSFFIYNMAVQTVMLVASLFGKAEIKGVDGKPMEDSLLIVTILVIQLVAVAGAYLFSFLSKQFGNLQALLISLLIWILICVLAYFTYYSLQFVMLGMVVGLVMGGVQSLSRSTYSKMLPHHNDNASYFSFYDVCLNLGTVCGTFLFGWLDQLTGSMRISIIALSFMFVIGIVVLVILHQMIASQPQKFKDILARK; from the coding sequence ATGTCTGTAAATTCAACATTGCCTCTTAACGATAAAAAACAAATACGCGCATGGTGCATGTACGATTGGGCAAACAGTGTGTATTCGTTAAGCATTACCACTGCCATATTTCCAATCTACTACAATGCAATTACCAGCAAAGGTGATGGCTTTATAAATTTATTTGGCTATGATTTTAAAAATACTGCCTTGTATTCACTTACCTTATCATTCTCTTTTTTGATTGTAGTTTTTCTTTCGCCCCTGCTATCGGGCATTGCAGACAGTCGTGGTAATAAGAAAATGTTTATGCGTTTTTTTTGCTACCTCGGATCATTTGCCTGTATGATGTTGGCCTTGTTTAATGATGAAAAAAATGTTTGGATTGGAATACTTGGATTAATGCTGGCAAATGTGGGGTTTGCCGGTAGCCTTGTTTTCTATAACGCCTTTCTTCCAGAAATTGCAACTCCCGACCAACAAGATAAAGTAAGGGCGCGCGGTTTTACACTTGGCTACATTGGCAGTGTTTTACTGCTCATAGTAAACCTTGCCCTTATTATGGCTTTTCCCGATGATTCGTGGCCTCCACGAATTTCATTTCTCATGGTAGGTGTGTGGTGGTTAGGTTTTGGAACCTATACTTTTAATAACCTCAAAGAAAACAACGCTACTACTGCACCTAAAGAAGGAGTGCTTTTGAAGGGCTATCGCGAAATAGCAAAAGTTTTTATTGAACTTAAATCACAACGGCCATTATCCATTTTTCTTCTGTCCTTTTTTATTTATAATATGGCTGTACAAACCGTTATGCTGGTAGCATCACTTTTTGGGAAAGCTGAAATTAAAGGTGTTGATGGCAAACCAATGGAAGATAGTCTGTTGATTGTAACCATTCTCGTTATTCAATTAGTAGCTGTGGCCGGTGCTTATTTATTTTCATTTCTGAGTAAGCAGTTTGGCAACCTGCAGGCATTACTTATTAGCCTGTTAATATGGATTTTGATTTGTGTGCTTGCGTACTTTACCTATTACTCACTTCAGTTTGTCATGCTAGGTATGGTAGTAGGTTTGGTTATGGGTGGTGTACAATCATTGTCGCGCAGCACCTATAGCAAGATGTTGCCGCATCATAACGACAATGCGAGTTACTTTAGCTTTTATGATGTATGCTTAAACTTAGGAACTGTTTGTGGCACATTCCTGTTTGGTTGGCTCGATCAACTTACAGGCAGTATGCGAATCAGTATCATTGCATTATCATTCATGTTTGTAATAGGCATTGTAGTATTAGTAATTTTGCACCAGATGATAGCCTCACAGCCTCAAAAATTTAAAGATATTTTAGCCAGAAAATAA
- a CDS encoding GNAT family N-acetyltransferase, translating into MNEIIIRKAVKADCAGALKLIKELAVYEKQPKAVTNNIQDMEQDGFGPQPVFYMHVAELQGEIVGISIYFIKYSTWKGRGVYLDDIVVTEHMRGKQIGAKLLQEVFNFARDIGAKQVHWQVLDWNEPAINFYKKYNAELDSEWINCKLYEGQF; encoded by the coding sequence ATGAACGAAATAATTATTCGAAAGGCTGTAAAAGCGGATTGCGCAGGTGCATTAAAACTGATTAAAGAATTAGCAGTTTACGAAAAGCAACCCAAGGCAGTAACTAACAACATTCAAGATATGGAGCAGGATGGGTTTGGCCCACAGCCTGTTTTTTATATGCATGTAGCCGAGCTTCAAGGTGAGATAGTTGGCATTAGCATTTATTTTATTAAATATTCCACCTGGAAGGGCAGGGGAGTATACCTGGACGATATTGTGGTAACCGAGCACATGCGCGGAAAACAAATTGGAGCAAAGTTGCTTCAAGAGGTATTTAATTTTGCACGTGATATTGGAGCTAAGCAGGTGCACTGGCAAGTATTAGACTGGAACGAACCTGCCATTAATTTCTATAAAAAATACAATGCCGAACTTGATAGCGAGTGGATTAATTGTAAATTGTACGAAGGGCAATTTTAA
- a CDS encoding anti-sigma factor gives MDPKEYIQSGLLEQYVLGGCSLEQMQEVECMARVFPEVKAEIAALETAMHNYVNAHAQPAPAHLKEKILAHLNNTASPVEQKPEGKTIAFKPTKTQTWLYTAAACIATLVVTYFIFGNARTERDRLTNVVEIMKAEGEEQKLLLEDAQNMMAIMSDSNTTKVTMKGQQISPQSYTTVYWHRKSNKVYLTTNNLPKPAAGKQYQLWAIADGAPVDLGVFNVNEDTAINLQGMKAITNAQAFAITLEKEGGSPSPTLEMMYVMGVL, from the coding sequence GTGGATCCAAAAGAATACATACAATCAGGCCTACTAGAACAATACGTTCTTGGTGGATGCAGCTTAGAGCAAATGCAGGAAGTAGAATGCATGGCGCGTGTGTTTCCTGAAGTGAAGGCAGAAATAGCCGCTTTAGAAACAGCCATGCACAACTATGTGAATGCTCATGCACAGCCCGCACCTGCGCACCTGAAAGAAAAAATACTTGCCCACCTGAATAATACGGCATCGCCTGTTGAACAGAAACCCGAAGGCAAGACGATTGCATTTAAACCAACTAAGACACAAACATGGCTGTATACTGCGGCCGCTTGTATTGCTACATTAGTTGTTACTTATTTTATTTTCGGAAATGCAAGAACTGAAAGAGACCGCCTTACCAATGTGGTTGAAATCATGAAAGCCGAAGGTGAGGAACAAAAATTATTACTTGAAGATGCGCAAAATATGATGGCTATAATGAGTGATAGCAATACCACCAAAGTAACCATGAAAGGCCAACAAATATCGCCACAATCTTATACGACCGTGTATTGGCATCGTAAGTCAAACAAGGTATATCTTACTACTAACAACCTTCCCAAACCTGCAGCAGGCAAGCAATACCAGCTATGGGCCATTGCAGATGGCGCACCTGTTGACCTTGGGGTATTTAATGTAAACGAAGATACGGCCATTAATTTGCAAGGTATGAAGGCAATAACTAATGCACAAGCCTTTGCGATTACATTAGAAAAAGAAGGAGGCAGCCCCTCGCCTACTTTGGAAATGATGTATGTGATGGGAGTGTTATAA
- a CDS encoding RNA polymerase sigma factor: protein MASTPHTINEAQLVLQLQHKNSDAFNTLYENYSAALYGVVLKIVKNDVTLAEDITQDAFIKIWSNVASYDKNKGTLFTWMLNIVRNTAIDRLRSINRKYTESIDEHEYLANSVASENIKTDNIGVGAVVKKLKPELSTVINLAYFGGYTQEEISKELNIPIGTIKTRTRNALIELRKIFS from the coding sequence TTGGCATCTACCCCACATACCATAAACGAAGCACAGCTTGTGTTGCAATTGCAACACAAGAATAGCGATGCGTTCAATACCTTGTACGAAAATTACTCGGCTGCGTTATATGGAGTTGTGCTTAAGATTGTAAAAAACGATGTTACCCTTGCAGAGGATATAACGCAAGATGCATTTATTAAAATATGGTCCAATGTAGCATCTTACGACAAAAATAAAGGCACCTTATTTACGTGGATGCTTAATATTGTCCGCAACACAGCAATTGACCGGCTGCGCAGCATCAATCGCAAATACACCGAAAGTATTGATGAGCATGAGTACCTTGCCAATTCGGTTGCAAGCGAAAATATTAAGACTGATAATATTGGTGTGGGTGCTGTTGTAAAAAAATTAAAACCCGAACTTAGCACGGTAATTAACCTTGCTTATTTTGGAGGTTACACACAAGAAGAAATCTCAAAGGAATTAAACATTCCGATAGGAACAATAAAAACAAGAACGCGAAACGCATTAATCGAATTAAGAAAAATATTCAGTTAG
- a CDS encoding HupE/UreJ family protein, with amino-acid sequence MKKLFILLLLVSFASVTMAHSINYELQDAANGEIVWYYLQLGFTHILPFGFDHLLFILALFIVKPNLKTILLQATVFTVAHSITLILSMLEMIDPPTPQIELLIALSIVFIGIENILLKEIKWWRYLIISMFGLIHGCGFASAISEIGLPPQDKFFSLLSFNLGVELGQAAFILLIYLIAIHWLKNKTWFNKGVTVPISFGISAIAVYWVIERALLI; translated from the coding sequence ATGAAAAAACTTTTTATACTTCTGTTGTTAGTCTCATTCGCTTCGGTTACTATGGCACATTCCATTAATTATGAACTGCAAGATGCTGCTAATGGGGAAATTGTGTGGTACTATCTTCAACTTGGATTTACACACATACTTCCTTTTGGCTTTGATCACTTGTTGTTTATTCTGGCGCTGTTCATTGTAAAACCTAACTTAAAAACAATTTTGCTTCAAGCGACTGTTTTTACGGTGGCGCATAGCATCACACTCATATTATCGATGCTTGAGATGATAGATCCTCCAACTCCACAAATCGAATTATTAATTGCTTTGTCTATCGTGTTTATTGGCATAGAAAATATTTTGCTCAAAGAAATTAAATGGTGGCGCTATCTAATAATATCCATGTTTGGCTTGATACATGGGTGCGGCTTTGCAAGCGCAATCAGCGAAATAGGATTGCCTCCTCAAGATAAGTTTTTCTCTTTGCTTTCTTTTAACCTTGGTGTAGAGTTGGGACAGGCTGCATTTATTTTACTCATCTATTTAATAGCAATACATTGGTTAAAAAATAAAACATGGTTCAACAAAGGTGTAACGGTACCTATATCTTTTGGTATATCTGCAATAGCAGTTTATTGGGTAATAGAAAGAGCCCTATTAATTTAG
- a CDS encoding tetratricopeptide repeat protein, with the protein MKNRKTYIVFVIFFLALSSLLHFRKEATPDFTFVERIEGSNTSSEWQNAKVTIQGMLTELQKKSGQPKTKLKLALAYINESRITGKHAYYDAAALSLLHRIPQADKNYFDVKCAIATIQLSQHHFSEALQTGNLLIQQNPHSAFAFGVLTDAHLESGNYEAAIKAADQMVALRPDIRSYARVAYLREVTGDILGAIEIMKMAVAAGIPGLEQTEWCRYQLGKLFESVGDIESANDIYVQSLQIRKNYPYALAGLASIATHKQNYSDAIRLYTQAKSFTDDYSFTENLYELYTLAKQPTNAAQAQVECLKMLGANSGDESENFMVIMLIKNWLSFIAS; encoded by the coding sequence ATGAAAAATCGTAAAACGTATATCGTGTTTGTTATCTTCTTTCTTGCACTTAGTTCACTTTTACATTTCAGGAAAGAAGCCACACCTGACTTCACCTTTGTAGAGCGCATAGAAGGCAGCAATACATCATCCGAATGGCAAAATGCAAAAGTAACCATACAAGGCATGCTTACCGAATTGCAAAAAAAATCCGGACAACCAAAAACAAAATTAAAACTTGCGCTGGCATATATCAATGAATCACGCATAACCGGTAAACATGCCTACTACGATGCTGCCGCATTATCACTGCTGCACAGGATTCCTCAAGCCGACAAAAATTATTTTGATGTGAAATGTGCAATTGCGACCATTCAGCTTTCGCAACATCACTTTAGCGAGGCCTTGCAAACTGGAAATTTGCTTATACAACAAAACCCACACAGCGCCTTTGCGTTTGGAGTACTTACCGATGCACACCTGGAGTCGGGCAACTATGAAGCAGCTATTAAAGCTGCCGATCAGATGGTGGCGCTACGCCCCGATATTCGCTCGTATGCACGCGTAGCTTATTTGCGTGAGGTAACCGGTGACATACTGGGTGCCATCGAAATAATGAAAATGGCGGTAGCAGCCGGCATTCCCGGATTAGAACAAACCGAATGGTGCCGATATCAGTTAGGAAAATTATTTGAAAGTGTTGGTGATATAGAATCGGCAAACGATATTTATGTGCAATCTCTTCAGATAAGAAAAAATTATCCTTATGCACTTGCAGGACTTGCTAGTATAGCTACACATAAACAAAACTATAGCGATGCCATCAGATTATACACACAGGCAAAATCATTTACTGATGATTACTCATTTACCGAAAATCTGTATGAACTATACACACTTGCTAAGCAACCAACCAATGCAGCGCAAGCACAAGTCGAGTGCCTAAAAATGCTAGGCGCTAACAGTGGTGATGAAAGTGAAAATTTCATGGTCATTATGCTGATAAAGAATTGGCTGAGTTTTATTGCAAGCTAA